Part of the Athalia rosae chromosome 2, iyAthRosa1.1, whole genome shotgun sequence genome, ACTAATATCACTACTATACCGGACCTGTATGAGAACACAGCTATCTCCCAGACCAACAGACGCCATCCCTTAGCTACTTTGCCGCAACCCTCTTGCACATCAGCCGGATGGCATCGTTTCCGCcaaatatgtaggtatataagcgatgtagtacatatacatatgtgcggAGAGCTTCTCATCCCGAAGTCTTCAAACCCGGCCCTCAATCTCCGACACGGCATTTGTTATAGCTCACGCAATATTGTCGACCAGCTACTCTCCCTCAATTTTATCACTCCCCTAATTTTGCTCCCCGCCGTATGTAGGTATAGGCAAAGGTTTTATTCTCCGTATATTCCGGAAAGTCTAAGAAGAAACCACTTTACGATATTTTATCATCCACTTCGAAGGTCGGATGTAAAAtcgtttccaattttattataatttagtACAGTTAGCTAAACGTTCGTACTCATACAGTAGAGCTATACTATAATATAGAGATTTTGTTAACACGTTCGTATGACATGCATATTTGAACGTATAACTCTGGATGTAGTTAATCACCCTTTAGAGTAACTATATATAGAACTTCTCTCCTTACTTGATACGGTGAGCTATACCCTGTGTTCCGAGGTAATTTCAGTTGCTTCGAAGCTCGTGAGGAAAATGCGTGCTTCTAGTGGGCATGCACTTAAATTTAATGTGACGCAAAACACCGAGACACATGGTATATTTCTGTACAGGAGTCTGACGGGGTTTCGTGTACCTACAGATGGCTACATCGAGCAATTAGGGGATGATGCTTCAGCTCTACGGTGTCTACTACCCCACTACGACGACACATTTCCCAAGTACGTGATACCCCCCAAGGCGACAAACCCCTTAGATGTACATAGTTTGGATGCTCTATTAGCTGGGTAGGTGAGTAGAAGGTATgttgggtatatatatatatatacacacaaccACCTTCTGTCGTTGACACCCGGCTAAGGTATAATTTTCCTCACAATTCACCCCTTGGTACACCTCTCCCTTAGCTACCATCGACCACCTCGCGCATGATCTTCGCTACTTTCAGGACAATATATTCCCTTCGGGGCATCGGAGGGCCTTGCGTCTATCGTTCACATAGATCCAGATTCGAAAATCGTTCCAATTTTCCAGAACTTTGGCGCCGAAAGACCGATATCTCGGTACACGCATCCAAAAATCTCGAGCGACCCATGCCGCGATATTCGTCCGATAATCCAAGATAATGAGTTTCTGTTCAAGAGTAGGATCGCCTATAGTCGAAAAGAtttatatattcgtataccgGTGGAGTAATGTTTACCGTTGAGTCGTCGGATTTATTACGCCCGGACATAAATTCAGTGTACACTTTATCGCGGCAAACAAATGTTTCCTCAAAATGTTCTTACCTACAATTTATATtccgaaacgaagaaaatcttCGTCCCGCTGCCGGTCTCGCGTCGCAGTTGAATCTATGTTCGCAAGTGCTATAGTGTAGCTTTTCGGAGTATCCGCGAAgggatacacacgtacacctatgtatatggGGATAACGCGCGAAACTAAGGGTGGGGGCGACGGACGTCAGGACAGCTTTGAAGGAATATAATTTTGTCGCGATGTTCGCCGTCACTTGGTTACCGGAGGTTATATACCTAGAAGTAACTATACTGACGGTAGATTCAAGCTCCCCTTCGTGGTTCCGGCGTCGTTTGGCGAGTCCACGGTGCTAATTGCTCGTATTAATCATTGTCGCAGCAGCGTGCAGCTGACGGCCAACACCAGCCTCAGCGTTGGCGAACGCCGTTCAACTACCTCTTCTGTATAACCAACTCCGTATAAACTATGTATCACTGTATATACGCACATAATATTGTCGTAGAATAGCAATAGCTGGAGAAGGCTTAAAAAACCGTCGTTCAAACGTCCGATAgtccgggggaaaaaaaacaaaacaattaGCGTACACCGAATTGCAGCAATTTCTCTACATCTCGATtgaaagttttaaaaaaaaaagtatataaagTTTTTTCATTGGTAGAGCaacctttcttcttctttgaataattatttcaaaaattgagaaaattccaaactagacatgggtaaaaaaatttcaacaagaAGTCAAATTCCAAAACGCAGGGATACGtgtcaatttattttcgacgaagaacgacgtgaaattatttttttttttttatcatttctcaaTTCCGAGCCAATTCGGAACCGCGAGGTCTAAGAAATGTAAATTTCACGCAAACTttccgatatacatatatacagatagtgaagcgtcgcgacggtgCCGTGGGTAATTAGCGAGTGTATCTGCAGGGAACGACAGCATTATACGGAACGAGGAGACAAATTTGCATCACATTATATTCAGGgaatggtatatatatatacacatatatatataatatacatactcTATGTATAGTCGGCCATTGCACCACCCCCGGGTAGAAATATAGGTAATGTCGAAGGGAAGTTAAttttcggtcaattttggacgGAGCAGTGgtaaaagcgagagaaaaaaatcaaatgaaaagaaaataaataaaatttaatagcTCGAAGAAAGGGTAGAGTATTCATATGCACAggtaatttatataatatatgtgaacgatgtatgtatatgtatatacgattgTGTAAGCAATTTAAGGGTTGATTTAATATGAATTTGTAGCCCCGGAGCAGCTATTGTTTCACTCCAAAATCTGATGCGAATTCGTTTTCAACGTATATATAACGAGTTTTGATTATCCAATTAGAGAGCCACGTGGGAGGTCCCCGATACAAATTCTTCACTgcctgtatatctatatataacgAGCGCCACGGATCGACGTATATGTCATTCGGACCGCGCGCGCCCAGAAATTATTCggttgaaacgaaacgaggacCAAACGAGCCAGCGAATTGATACCCTTTAGTATTTTGCCTGGATCAACCCTCGCCCGAGGAGTCCATGTAAATAAAATCTACCCAAAAAATGAACCGTTGTACCTCGAGCagtgattaaaaataaaagaccgaTATTATACGGCGGTCGTCGATTGGAAAGGTATTTTTAAAAccgcaataaaaaataagagaaatcaCCAAATATCGTAGAATTCATACCGTACAtgtaacatacgtatatgtatacatatatagttcGTTCGAAGCGGTCGCGAGCTGCGTGCAACTGGGGaattgatattatatttttgtttgaagagaaaaaaaaaaaaaaaaaaaggaagaaaaaaaaaagctcatcgACCAATTTGTGCGGAAAGTATTTCTTTGGAGCTGCGATAATCAGGTGATTTTAAAACGCGATCCGATTCTGCGGACGCAAGACGAAGAACTTGTAGCCGTTTGTCACTGGAGGCTATGTTTTTGTTAGAACACTCGAGGAGCGCTTCGACGTTTTCCACCAAAGCACGTCTATAAGAATCTAATTAACAATTGAAGCTGAAAGCTATAACGTCCAACGGCGGGCGGCTTCCcgaataatgtatatatagagaaaCGACGAGGGGTGAGTTATTCACCGAATCCCTCTTGGGAAGAGTTTCGACTTAATTTTCAACGGCCCGCGTTAATTGATCGACTTCTCTGTATACATACCCGCGCTGTACATACACAGACTGGATTGTAAATTGGTAGCCGCCAAGAATTAATCTATCGAGTGGCTCAAATtccgcaacgaaaaaaaaaaataaataaaataaataaaacaattaccGCATACCGAATTCCAAGTGTCCCGTAAATTTTTACACTTCGGCTCGCgaatttattactttttttttttatatatttaaaatacgTAATTACGTATGTAATTGCAGGTACTCGCGAGACCATACGAACGATATGATCGCAATCGTCCGACAACTTCcgattattgttgttaattacaattggatcgtagaattccaGACTGATtgattcgttgaaattttattgctcgATTGTAGTGGTGAGTGACATTCAACCCTaagatttttctctcatcaatCAAATCATTAGATATCTTTATAGCGCGCGGTCGTCCGTAGGGCTGCGCCGTATATCGACGTTGTACAATCGATCGCGATTAATCATATATAGAATATATCCATACCTAAATACATATCTGTAAATCCTGCATTGGAAATGATCATGTCCGTCGGTTCGTCTGTATTCCGTCGAGTGATATACTAACCTATGCTGTGCCGTAATAAGTCAGCTGTCGCAGCTCCGCGGTGCTTTGATAAAGCACGTTGGTAATGTGGATATAAACCAATGGAGATATactatacgttacatatatatatttgtacaaggTATCTATGTACATtagtacgtataggtatacgtgtgtttatctatgtatatatatacatatatatatatatatatataaagtgaaCCTGTGCGCCCGGATGACACTTTGTGCGGAAAACGGACCTGAACCTCGGCTAATTAGTTGTCACTGCGAGTGAATCCTCTCGTTGTCTTTCTGATCTCAATCCCGATGATGTAGCTATGTGGtcaaatagatatatatacacacgtatcgtTTGTACGCGAACGTGGCGCAAAATTATACAATCGTTGTCGCTTGAATTTGGTCGAATTTGCGCTAACATCGACATCTACTTTTTCAAGAGTACGCGACAAATGTATAGTATAATGCAGGTTTTACTGTTTCTCAATTGAATCAAGAATTGGtagtctttctttttttctaaatttatctCTTCGACGATCCGTAgcgaattattcgaaatgTTATTAGTTTTGTCGATCCCTGATTCGACCCGTTTTTCAAAGACTGCGGAACAcaacgagaaacaaaatttaCCAGCGGACGTTTCGAACAAAATGAATttgttacacacgtacgtacgcgaccTTTCCGTTTTTCAATGATTGTTGTACGGTTTTTcggtattgtttttttttttttttcccttcattctTTTATTGCTTTTTTGTCGTATGTTTTTATCGCTTCTCTTGCACCGTTTCACCATCCCTTGTTTCGTTAACTGACCTCCCCATGATTTTACTACACGTGAGTTGTTCCAGTCGCGTGTATACAATACGTTAATTAACAGCGTAATTTCCTGTTTTCAATTTCGGCAACTGGATGTAAGCGTCCCtggtatacacatacctatacatgtgtatacacgGACCTGTATACCTGCGCTAGCCGGTGAACATTTTACCGGACAATCAAAAACCCGGAAGTTAGTAGTGGAAAATGCTCGATGTTTTCATATCCATAGGTCGGCAGCTATTACTTGTTCGAGATAATTCCTTCGAAACTCGAAAGGTCCGATGATTAAAACATTTGCGCGAAAACTGTACCTACAAGTGAATTTCTGATATCTAGGAATTCTTTCTGTTTCTAATTACGAATATCACAGCGGTGCTTTCTTTTTGATAAGAATCGTACAAATTCAATCGTAGGATCGGCGTGAGAAAGAAAAGCTCACGTGGCTACagacttttactttttattcccTCGTTCCCTCAAGCGCCTGTAGGGAAATAATGAGCAGGTTACGCGTTCGAAACTCCAGGACGGTTGATCGGCGATAAAATATGCAAATGTTATAATTGGCAATTAGATGATAATTGTCGTACCGCAGTTAGAGATAATCTGATCGGTTCAAATCTGCTGAGGATGTATGCGCTTGTATTGTAcgttacgtgtgtacgtgtgcgttCTGTACGTGcatgtgtacgcgtatattttATGGGGATATTAACGAGAGAcaattatattcatttatatcttcgtttttttttctgattcatcGTACAGCGGTATTTGTATATCAGCAATCAGACTGTGATATCTAACGTGAAAAAGTTGGATCGcgattctgattatcagaagacctgatttaattaaaaagaagaaaactgaTATAGCATGAAACCTCGAGATAATGTGATCGATCCGACGAaatacttatatttatattcatgaaaaatgtaatataTACTTCTGAGGGTGTACTATAGAATAATGACAGAATGAAGGGAGAAAGAGATAATTGCGATTAtttccagaaaatttttcaaaaactacaCTCTtccagaataaaaatttctcaactcTTTATGGGATTCCTGCATGACCGCATATATTCCGGTTTCTATCTCAATTTTCCCTGATCGTTGGCTAACAAattgatatcatttttttcctactttctCGGTTTTCCCTGACTATTGCAGCCGGGCACCGTATCTGTCGACTGCCACCAATCACACAACTCGTCGGGAGAGTATAAAAACGAGAAGGCTCGGCAGTACCTCGATATTCGCGTTTACATTGCGGTGCGTGccgtatatattacatacctatacctatataacacGTAATATCGATAAATCGTACGGAGGACCTATCGTCctgtaaaaaagagaaaaataaggataaaaacaagaaaaactgaagagtTCAGCCATGAAGAGCGGTCGTCCGTCACTCTTCGTCCTTGTCGCGATCCTCGGTCTGACCTCAGCGAGGATCTACGACCGTTGCGACCTTGCCCGCGAATTGAGGGGTAGGCCGGACGTGGCTAAGGAGCATGTTCCCACGTGGGTTTGCATCGCTTTTCACGAATCGAGATTCGACACATCGGCGATCGGTCGTGCCAACGGCGACCGGTCCTGGGATCACGGTTTGTTTCAACTCAACGACCGCTACTGGTGCGGAAGAGACGCTCCGGGAGGCGTCTGCCGAATACCGTGCTCAGCACTGAGGGATCAGAATATAAGCGACGATTTACGATGCGCCAAGGCCGTATTCGATGAACACCGGAGGATATCCGGAGACGGTTTCAACGCATGGACTACCTACGGAAACTGCAAGGGATACGGTGCCCGAAAATTCGTCGAGGGCTGCTTTTgacgaatattatatattacaagCGAACGGAAAGTAACACCGTAGTATAcattcagaaataaaaaattctatccattatttttctacttACTGTAAACCCTGATGAACCCTGATGTATTCGGCTGGCAGCTTGTGCTGCAGAAGTTGAAAGAAGTCAAAATACGagcaaaaattcgaaacgtgatgaaatatttctcctCGAGCAATAATCGTAAGGTTATGCAGTCATTTTACGCAAATTTGTGGATGGCCAcgtattatttcttttcgatatcttctcttttttttttttgtcacctgCATGCAAGCGAGGAAAAGTTTCATGTAGCGGAGATTAATGGTGGCGATATTCCAATAATTAAGCCTGTACTCCGCACAGTATCGCTGTATCGGGGTCATCTGCAGgtaatacatataatttatatgtacgtatataatattaacatgtatatatgtatgtattagtTGTGCGGTCGGTGCGATGCACGCAGTTAATTATTGGCATTGCTCATCGGAATTCAATAAAACGTACCAGCTGTTCGCCATATTATGTTGTACGCTGTCACCGATGTACCACGAATACTTTTAACGGTCgagaacgatgagaaaaaattcaaaaatctccATCGATTCGAATTCATCGGACAAATGAAAAGCCTCTTTAATtatcttcgattctttttgtttccggTTACACTTGACACGCGTCGAAAATGCGAATCAATGTTATTGGTTTCTGTCGATACAAGGGTAACACAAACAGTGGAGTGATACATGTACAGCTGGGAGATTCGAAAACATCGGAATGTGCAAAGTAGAAGAAAGCACGTTCACAAGACAAAATATGATCGAATAATCCGGCGATAACGATTCACGTGTAAAAAGTGTAAAAAGTGAACTATGATCCCTTTATAATTGTCTACGGGGAGATTAACGAAGAGATCAAATATTAGCCATGTACTACACAATGTTCATAGCGATGAATTTCGAACGGCTGATATCTGATACAAAGAGCTACGATTCACAGTTCGTTTATCACGACAATTATAAAGTTCGTTAACCAACGTTAAAACAAAGAGCTGAATAAACttcgggagaaaaatttttccagaatttcacCAAGCCGGATGATTTTAGCGTGTACCTCAAAAAGTGAAAGcttgcaatattctctttctGCACTTCTCGCCCGAAATTTTTGGTTATTTTGCAGATCCTTCGactgcacacacacacacacgaacacacacacacctacatAAAAAAATACCGTGGCGTGGTAACATCGCAGGGACGCCGATGAGCGATAACGGAGTTATACACAGAGATTTCAAcgccgttggaaaaaaaaaaaaatctccgcaacgatagaaaaatgaacgtcaaaactttcgtcggaatttttttttcttttgtttttttcatttcacatatCGCTTCATTCATCGTTATTCGagagtataattttttttccaaattaattGATCATTTTACATGACTTTGGACgccatatatatgtacagctattacgtatatatatacctatatatatatacatgtacatcgcattatatgtatgtatatatacgtatacggtaggCGGGTACATGGTATACGGCTTTCCCGCATTGTTTGCGCCTCGttaaaattaatcattgcGGCGTTTGCCTGAACGAACGTCGTTCGCCGTTTCCTGTTCAACATGTATCTAACATCGATTGCTCGTTTGCCGTCGCTAATCTCGGTAATTACAACCAACAGGCAcgagctgctgccgccgccgccgccgccgctgttgCTTATAGAACTGTAGTCACCTCTTTATCCAACCTATACCCCACCTTATATTGTTACATGCGGCATTATGcctctatatgtatagtatgcATAAAGGTGTGCAGACGTGTGCGATATCGTGCGGTATACGTTACCATAGACCGTATACGAAAAACGACAGTGCGGGAGGATATTCGCATAATCACCGCTAATGTTGTACATAATTGTATCGAGCAATTAATCGCCATCGATCGACGATGATCCAAGCGCAAGATTTTTATCGCTGcgatacataatatacatgtgtacatacgtacgtacgtacatacaccgtCGAGAATTCATCGGCGAACGAATATTTGTCGCGCGAATGAAATATCAAAagtatccgaaaaaaaaacggcgataaaaaataataaaaactaaatgGATTACGGGCTTTAACAATTTTCCCCTGGGATTTGTGCCACGGGTTGTTGTTTCTGGACGTTACTGTATACAGGATAgatgcgtacgtgtatacgtaggtatgtatatatacatatatgtactgcAAAAGTGCCGAGTGTGAATAAATCACGAGTCAACGTTTTTGGCAGTCCGATCTGTGGCGGAATTCTACACGAGGGAATAATTGCTGCTAATGTTGAACAATTTACAGCTATTACGTTCGTTCGGCGAATATAACTACCCCCGTTCATATGTACGACGGGGTTATAacgcacatacctatatatatacatattttttatgtatgtatatacgttggTACAATTCGTTTCACGTAACGCAAACAAAATCATTTCGTCGTTGGAAAATTAACCACGGTCATAAAATTGAATCggttattaacttttttttttttttttctttgctcacCTTTTTCTCGattaaagagaaataatcgaACAACGCTGCGCATTGTGTCACCCTCGTGGTATGTACGGATCTCGTTGTATTCCGACGTAAAAATGTTTGCAGTAAAACGATTCGATGTGAAGTTAAGTTTTTGTTTCACGCAGTGCGAGCAATCCTCTCCTCATGAGAATTGTCAGTGCGTtgaaaatacatgtatatatgtgtagtgTGTTactgcatacatacatacctaccgaGGGGAAAGGTGGttggcgtatatatatatgcatgtacctGGGTTCACGATATCCGATTGCAAACCTGGTCGCCCGCATAACGCAGGTATTAAATATaccatatgcatatatatatatattcatacatgggtaatatgtacagatattatgtgtatgtaatacgtaAGCGTTGTACGGTATAAACCGGCAAAAATCGATAGCCCGCGTAATTAACTggctatattatatatgtatatatatattacgccCCTCATCCGTGTTAAAATTATGCGCCTCTATTGCTCTGGGTTTTATAATCAACTTCCTACACtgtaacatgtatatatactatataaaaTTAACCTACGTGCGATAAACATACAAAACCCGAAACGATCAGAATCTCGTTTATtcatcatcattttatttgattcgtTAGCGCTGCAAATTCgcggtgaaaatgaaaggCCTTTTTCCAAATGCACCGATTACAGATACGTAAACCCGAACAATTAGGACGAAGAATTAAACGTATAATTGTATGTGCACAGTCGATATACGTgcaccaaaaattttcaaattttaaataaacaaatctCCGAAGCCTATGAAACGACGATAAGTTTATTAGAGAATAACAGCTCCGTTGATCGTTGATTGGATTTTACGCACGCGCCGCAGGAAACCAGTTATCTATAGGGGTTGCGTGTACACCTACGTCCGCGTCCGCACCACTATCAGCGTCGGCTGTACccgtaatgtacgtacgtacctgcgaAACGGATCGGAATAAACCAAACCTGGAAATTTGCGGAGCGCGATAGAAAGAGCGAGGGAGAGAAACAGGTGGGAAAACGATGCGATAGAAACGGTATGTAGTATTAACCGTCGGAAtagtggggtgggggggggggttcgggAGTGGGGGTAAAGGGATGGTAAAATCGGAGGCTGTTCGGCGCTCACGAACCGGAAGGTAGAGCCTATCAATAATCAGGAGAAGATCGGCGTTTTGTCCGCTAATTGCCCGTCCACCCCCCTTACCAAACGTACAccctccgttcgttcgttcgttcgttcgttcgttcgttcgatcgcgACTCCCGGCACACCCCGCAATCAGTTTATATACTCTCCATTCCATTACATTCCACTCCTGCAggacctccacctccacctccacctccaccctccacctCCAGCGGCGATACGACTACCGTTGCCGCGCCACTACCACAACCAACACCGTTAACAGCGGCAGCTTGCGTATTACATACGGATCTCCGAACAACGTGGGTCGCTGGGATTCCTGGTTTCCACCTACTACATTCAACCTCCCGATTTACGCCGAATTTCCCATCGCCGGCACACACCCCTACGCAGAAATGCTccgacatatatatatgtatacctgcaaCACGCTCGTATTATTGCCGTGTGTCGAGGCCCCCCCACTCCTCGAATAATCGCCCCACTTTGTCCCGGAATTTGCTCCGCCCCTAAAGACCAGTGGATATGTATACGCCGGGATCATGTGCTagaatgtaataatatttgagGCACCATTGTACGGGCGTACCGCACACTCCTTTGTGCGTTAAGTGAATCGGAAAATCACTCTTACGATTAACCAAATTCAACGGTCAATTTTCCAcaggaattttatttcacgtacgCTTCGC contains:
- the LOC105689289 gene encoding lysozyme C-like, with product MKSGRPSLFVLVAILGLTSARIYDRCDLARELRGRPDVAKEHVPTWVCIAFHESRFDTSAIGRANGDRSWDHGLFQLNDRYWCGRDAPGGVCRIPCSALRDQNISDDLRCAKAVFDEHRRISGDGFNAWTTYGNCKGYGARKFVEGCF